Part of the Rhizobiales bacterium NRL2 genome is shown below.
GGGAAATCGGTGCGACCGACCGAGCCGCGGAACAGCACGTCGCCGACAATGGCGATCTTCGAGGGCTCGTGGAAGAAGATCACGTGGCCGGGCGTGTGGCCCGGGCAATGGCGGACCTGCAGCGTCATGGTGCCGACGGTGACCTCGTCGCCGTCTTCCAGCCAGCGGTCCGGCGTGAAGGAGCGGGCATGGCCGAAGCCGAAACGCTGCGCCTGCTCGTCGAGACGGTCGATCCAGAAGGTCTCCTCCTTCTGCGGCCCCTCGATCGGCAGCTCCAGCTTCTCGGCCAGTTCCGCCACCGCGCCGGCATGGTCGAGATGTCCGTGGGTGACCAGGATCTTCTCCAGCCTGACGCCGTTCTCCTTCGCGACCTCCAGCAGGTGCTCGGCGTCGCCGCCCGGATCCGTCAGCGCCCCCACCATGGTCTCCGGGTCCCAGATGACGCAGGCGTTCTGTCGGAAGGGCGTGACGGGCACGATGGCGACTTTCATGGACTTCTCCCCTTGGCTGTCATGCAGATGTAGCGGCCCCCGCCCCGCGCGTGAAGAGGCGGCGATTGACGCCCGCCACGCCCTGGGGCATCTGACGCCGGTTCCAGGGGAGGGAGCACATGATTCGCAACGAGATCAGGGCCACGCCGATCTTTTCCGACCACATGCCGATCCGTGTGGTGGAGAAGGCGAACGGCCGCTACGTGCTGGAGACGGAGTTCGGCGACTATCACCTGAACGCCGCCGGCTCGGTCCATGGCGGCATGCTGTCGGCCTTCCTGGACTGCGGGCTGGCCGGCGGCGGCGCTTCCGCCGTGGATGGCGGGCGCGGCAAGTACGGCGTCACCATGACCATGACGGTGAACTTCGTGCGCGAGGCCCGCCCCGGACTGCTGCGCTGCGAGGCGGTGGTTGTCGGCGGCGGCCGGGCGACGAAGTTCGTCGAGGCGAAGCTCTACGACGACGGCGCCGGCGCGGTGGCGACCGCCAGCGGCGCGGTCAGGGTGATCGACCTTCCCGCAAGCGGCTGAGCGCCTACTCGCCGGCCGCGGTCTCGGCCAGTTCGACGGGGACGCCGGGTTCGTACTTGGACTGCCGGATGCCGAGCGAAGTCTTCACGTGGGCCACGTTCGGCGCGGCGGTGAGTTCCGTCGTCAGGAAGTGTTGATAGGCTTCCCAGTCCTTCGCCACGACCTTCAGGATGAAGTCGATCTCGCCGGCCAGCATGGTGCACTCACGCACCAGCGGCCAGTTGCGCACCCGGGTCTCGAAGGCCTTGAGATCGTTCTCCGCCTGATTCTCCAGCCCCACCATGGCGAAGACCGTGACGCCGAAGCCCAGCAGTTCGGGCGCGAGGTGGGCGTGATAGCCCTGGATGTAGCCGGCGTCCTCCAGGGCGCGCACCCGGCGCAGGCATGGCGGCGCGGAGATGCCGACCCGTCGGGCCAGTTCCACATTGGTGATCCGGCCGTCAGCCTGCAGATCGGCGAGGATCCGCCGGTCGATGCCGTCGAGCTTTACGCGCTGCATGAAAAGTACCCATCGGCCATTCTGCGCGCAACATTATTGCGTGACGCGCGATTCCGCAACCGCGAAATCAGCATTCAGCGGGGATGGCGCAGCCAGCGCCAGGCGAAGGCCGCCCCCTCGCCCGCTGCGCGGCCCATGGCCGCCAGCCGCCTGGGCAGCGCCCTGACCTCGGCCCAGCGCCAGCGCATGAACGGACGCCACAGAACCGCGGCAATGGCGACGTTGATCACCCCGGCATAGACCACGTCGAACAGGTAGTGTGAGCCGTTCAGCATCCGCAGCAGCCCCACCGTCGCACCGATCCAGAGCGTCGCTTTCATCAACTGCCAGCGCCGCCGGCCGGAGGCGAAGGCGAGCGGCAGGGCGATCAGGACGAACCCCGCCGCGGCGTCGCCGGAGACGAAGGAGCAGTTCCGCTCGCAGCCCTTCGCCGGCAGCACGGGCGGCTGATAGCGCGCCTCACCGCCATACTCGACCGTCTGCATCGGCCGGGGCCGGTCGAAGCGGTCCTTGAGGATGTTGTTGGTGACCAGACCGAGCCCGAGACCGACGACCGCGCCGACATAGAGCAGCCGCCGGAGCGTCAGCCAGCGCTGTCCCGGCATGCGGAAGCTGCGGACGGCCAGGGCGACCACAAGGGCCGCCAGCAGCCAGTAGAAGGCCGGACGGATATAGCCGTGAAAAGCCGTGCCGACCCAGGAATCGGTCAGCCAGAACTCGCCGCCGCCCAGATGGAACAGTCCCGCCGTCCAGTGATCGAGGGGCACGTAGATCCCGACCGGCGCAAGGAACAGCCCCGCCACGAGGCAGATGTCGCGGATGCGGTCGAGACCTGCGGCGCGCATATTCATGCCGATGCCGCCACGGGCGCGACGCCCCGGCGCGCCATGAAGCCCTTCAGCCACCACGCAGTAAAACCGCCCAGCGCCGCGCCGGCGACGATGTCGGCGAAGAAGTGCGCCCCGATGGCGAGCCGGCCGAGGGAGCCCGCCACCGCCGCGCCGATGAAGAACCAGCGGAAGCGCGGGAACAGGACCGAAAGCGCCACCGCCGCCGAGAACAGCGTCGTGGCGTGGCCCGAGGGGAAGGACTGCAGCCGCCAGTCGAAGGCGAACAGGGTCCACTCCGCCGTCTCGCCGGGGCTCAGCGCCATGGGACGCGCGCGTCCGAAGATAGTCTTGAAGATGTTGGCGACGATGCCGGAGACCGAGACCGAGGCCAGAAGATAGGCGAGGCTGACTGTCCACCAGCGCAGACGGCGGCGGACTTCCGGATCGCCGGCCAGCCGGAAAAGCAGCAGACAGGCCAGCAGCCAGCAGGCGCTCGGCACGATGAACCACTTGCTGTCGCCCAGGTCCTCGACGGTCCGCAGCGCCGTGGCCAGCATCCCCTGCGACTGATGCAGCTTCGTCGTCAGCCAGAGGTCGAAGCCGGCCGAGCCAACCACCGCCGCCGCCAGGATGGCTTCGTAGAGCGCGATCTGCCAGGGCAGCAGGTAGCGGCCGCGAACCTCGGCCAGGCGGCGCTCCCCGGCGGCCCGAAGCGGGTTGGCGTCGCTCATTGCGGCCCTTCGCTGACATAGATCGTGATCGCCACCGGCCGTCCCCGGGCGTAGTTGAAGCCTGCAACCGTCTCCATCGCGACCACCTTGTGGCCCGTGGTCCCCAGCCGGTCAAGAAAGGCGTCCCGCTGGCGCGCTTCGACCGCGGCGACGCCGCACCGGGGATGAGCCGCCAGGTGGTCGGCCGCTTCCGCCCCGCTGCCCAGGACGGTGCGGGTTTCGGTCAGGAAGACCAGGCTCGGCTCGGTGAAGCCCGCACTGGCCAGCCAGGGACGTTCGCAGCCGGCCCGCGCCGGCAGCGCCTCGACCAGGCGCGGCGCGACGAAGGCCGGCTCGAGGGACGGAATGAAGCGTCCGAAGACCGCACCGGAGAAGACCATCGCCAGGAGGCCGAGACCGACCAGATGCCGCGCGGTCGCCCCGCCGACCGCCAGCCTGTAGCCGGCGTGCAACGCCGCGAACAGCAGCACGCCGGCGAGCCAGGCAACGCCGAAGGACAAGCCGATCTCGATTCCCATGACCGGCATGGCCAGCGCCAGCGCCAGGGTAATCAGACTCCAGAGTCCGAATGCGGTCCAGCGCCACCAGCGCGGCCCGGCCGGGTCCGCGTCCGCCAGCGCCGCGGCGGCGAGGATCGCCAGAGCCGGATAGGCCGGCAGGACGTAGTGCGCCAACTTGGTCGGCGTCAGTGCGAAGACGATCCAGGTGAGCAGCGCCCAGCCGAGCAGCAACAGCACCTCGCCGCGGCGGCGGCTCCGCCAGATCCAGGGCAGGGCCAGCAGGCCCAGCAGCGAGAACGGCCAGAAGGTCAGCGGCGCCAGCGCCAGATAGAGGCCGGGCGGCGCGCCGTGGCTCTCCTGCCCGCCGGCGACCTTGGCGAGCATGTCCTTGCCGATGGATTCGGCGAAGAAGCTGCCGTCGGTCGCCATGCCGATGGCGATGAACCACGGCGCGCCGACGGCGGCGAAAAGGAGAACGCCTGTCAGCGTGCGCAGCCGCCCGATCCAGCCGAGGCCGCGGCGGCGCCAGCTTTCCGCCAGCGCAAGGCCCGCGACAGGCAGGAACAGGATCGGCCCCTTGACCAGGAAGCCGGCGCCGAGCGTCGCCCAGAAACCGTAGGCGGAAAGCACCGCGCGGGCCCGCCCCTGGATGACGCGGACCATCAGCGCCAGCGCCGCGAGGGTGAATGCCAGCAGGGCCGCGTCGGTCTTGGCCGTGCGCGCCTCGACGTTGAGCAGCACCGCCGCCGCCATGATCGCGCCCGCCGTGAAGCCGACGCCGGGGCCGAACAGCATGCCGCCGATGGCCGCGGTCAGCAGTACCGCGGCGACCGCCGAGACGAGCGACGGCAGCCGGTAGGCCCAGATCGCCTCGCGCTCGCCCGTCAGGCTGACCGCGGCGGCCTGCAGCCAGTAGATGCCGGCCGGCTTCTTGTGGCGCGCCTGGTCCTGGAAGCGGATGTCGACCAGGTCGCCGGTCTCCAGCATCTGCTTGGTCGCCTGAGCGAAGCGGCTTTCGTCGCGGTCGACGGGCGGGATCGAGAACAAGCCCGGCAGGAAGAAGGCCAGCGCGACGAGGGTGAGGAGGCCGTAGCGCCAGCGCCTCGGCCAGTCGCCGATGCGGTCGATGAGGGCGGCAGGACTCATGCCGCCCATTGTGCGAACAGGTTGGTCATCCCCGATGCCGCGTCCGCAGCACTCGGGGATCGGGCAGCACGGGACATTCGGAAATCGCCGCCCCGCCAAGGCTGCCGCTCAGATCGCGCCATTCCGGATTGTGCGCCTCGATCACCGAGGTCTTCTGTTCGCGTGTCCACCGCTTTATCCGTTTCTCCCGCCGGATCGCTGACTCTGGATCGCCGTGCGACTCGTACCAGATCAGATACTTGATGCTGTAGCGGTTGGTGAACGAGTTGGGAATGCCCGCCTTGTGCTGATGACACCGTCCAATGAGGTCGGATGTCACGCCGACATAGAATGCGCCACGTCGTGCATTGGCGAGAATGTAGACGTAGTAAGCCTTCACCATTGCCCGCGACCGGAGACCACCCGATCCCCGCGCGCTGCTTCGCAACGGCGGGGATGACGGAAAGGGGACGCCCGGAGCAATCAATCCGCGCCGGGAAAGCGGCGCTTCTCCCGCCAGATGAAGTAGATGTTGCGCGAATAGATGATGATTCCGGTCGACTGGCCCAGCATGATCACCGGATCCTCCCTGAGCACGGCGTAGATGAACATCAGGATCCCGCCTGCGATGGAAAAGTACCAGAACATCTCCGGGACGATGGAGCGGCGGGCGCGTTCGGAGACGACCCACTGCACCGCGAAGCGCATGAAGAACATCGACTGCGCGATGACGCCGAAGACGACCAGCCAGGCCTCGATGCCCGTCATCCGGTCCCACCAGGCGAGTACCGCCTCCATCATCGTTCGATCTCCGTCGCCACGGGCGTGCGCGTCCGCGACCTGAGCCAGGTGAAGGCCAGCAGGTCGAAGGCGCCGTCCAGCCCGCGCTTCCAGTTGGTGTACTTGGACGCGCCGGCGTCGCGCGCGCGGTCGCCCACTTCGACTGTCGCGGTCTGGCGGCCGTAGAGGCCGAACAGCGCCGGCATGAAACGGTGCATGGTCGCGAAGAAGGGCAGCGCGAGATAGTTCTCCCGCCAGAACGCCTTCAGGCCGCAGCCGGAATCGGGGCATTCATCCTTCAGCGCCCACTGCCGCACCCGGTTGGCGAAGCGGCTGGCCAGGCGGCGGCTGCCGGTAGCCTTGCGCCCGGTGCGCCAGCCATTGACCAGCGCCGGCTCGCCCGCCGGGCCGCCGGCCAGCGCCGCCAGCAGCTTCGGAATGTCCGCGGGCGGGTTCTGGCCGTCGCCATCCATGGTCACGATGACTTCCGCCCGCGCCGCGCGCACGCCCGAACGCACGGCCGCGCTCTGGCCCGAACGGCGGTCATGGCGCAGCACCCTGAGCGACGGCACCTGCGCCATGGCGGCGCGCAGTTCGTCGGCCGTCGCATCGTCGGAGCCGTCGTCGATGACGATGATCTCCGCGGGCGGATCGTCGGTCAGTGTCTCGTGAATTTCCACGACCAGCCGGCCGATGTTGCCGGCCTCGTTCATCGCGGGGATCACGACCGAAAAAGCTGGCATGCGTCCCGTTCCGTCAAGAAGCCGCGCCTATGCCAGATTTACGCTGACGCGTCCATTGCGCCATTCACGGACGCGGCGGCCGAATTGACCTCCCCGGCAGCCGCGACAAGTGGCACACTGGCGGCGCGCAGGGGCCCGGGCCTAAAAGGGCCGCAATCCGGAAACCAACGTCACTGGGGGACAATCAGAATGGCGCGCAGGAAAATCGCACTGATCGGCGGCGGCAATATCGGCGGCACCCTCGCCCATCTCGCCGCGATGAAGCAGCTCGGCGACGTGGTCGTCTTCGACATCGTCGAGGGCGTGGCAAAGGGCAAGGCGCTGGACCTGGCGGAGAGCGCGCCGGTCGACGGCTTCAACGCCGTGCTCAAGGGCACCAAGGACTACAAGGACATCGCGGGCGCGGACGTCATCATCGTCACCGCCGGCATCCCGCGCAAGCCGGGCATGAGCCGCGACGACCTGCTGGAAACCAACATCAAGGTCATGAAGCAGGTCGGCGACGGCATCAAGCAGTACGCCCCGGACGCCTTCGTCATCTGCATCACCAACCCGCTCGACGCCATGGTCTGGGTGCTGCAGAAGGTCTGCGGCCTGCCCCACGCCAAGGTGGTCGGCATGGCCGGCGTGCTCGATTCCGCGCGTTTCCGCTTCTTCCTGGCCGAGGCGATGAACGTCTCGGTGGAGGACGTCACCGCCTTCGTGCTGGG
Proteins encoded:
- a CDS encoding ArsR family transcriptional regulator; this translates as MQRVKLDGIDRRILADLQADGRITNVELARRVGISAPPCLRRVRALEDAGYIQGYHAHLAPELLGFGVTVFAMVGLENQAENDLKAFETRVRNWPLVRECTMLAGEIDFILKVVAKDWEAYQHFLTTELTAAPNVAHVKTSLGIRQSKYEPGVPVELAETAAGE
- a CDS encoding lipid A biosynthesis, producing MMEAVLAWWDRMTGIEAWLVVFGVIAQSMFFMRFAVQWVVSERARRSIVPEMFWYFSIAGGILMFIYAVLREDPVIMLGQSTGIIIYSRNIYFIWREKRRFPGAD
- a CDS encoding glycosyl transferase translates to MPAFSVVIPAMNEAGNIGRLVVEIHETLTDDPPAEIIVIDDGSDDATADELRAAMAQVPSLRVLRHDRRSGQSAAVRSGVRAARAEVIVTMDGDGQNPPADIPKLLAALAGGPAGEPALVNGWRTGRKATGSRRLASRFANRVRQWALKDECPDSGCGLKAFWRENYLALPFFATMHRFMPALFGLYGRQTATVEVGDRARDAGASKYTNWKRGLDGAFDLLAFTWLRSRTRTPVATEIER
- a CDS encoding malate dehydrogenase, which encodes MARRKIALIGGGNIGGTLAHLAAMKQLGDVVVFDIVEGVAKGKALDLAESAPVDGFNAVLKGTKDYKDIAGADVIIVTAGIPRKPGMSRDDLLETNIKVMKQVGDGIKQYAPDAFVICITNPLDAMVWVLQKVCGLPHAKVVGMAGVLDSARFRFFLAEAMNVSVEDVTAFVLGGHGDTMVPSTRYTTVAGVPMPDLVKMGWISQDKLDQIVQRTRDGGAEIVGLLGNGSAFYAPATSAIQMAEAYLFDEKRVLPCAAHLTGQFGVDDLYVGVPVVIGDQGVERIVEIELTDEEQGNFNKSVEAVKGLVDACKKIDSSLG